The Algoriphagus sanaruensis genome window below encodes:
- a CDS encoding helix-turn-helix domain-containing protein: protein MFKVLFLILFILFLLIAVLVVSNGDKKDFPIRFFSYSLLSISIFLVSQIVLFDFGYIQDSPFFLRAISPIMFLTAPLFYLGVLQLTNSHFSFQKKYWLHSLPFFLAVLDSLPVYVLPLEEKRKIAELMLSERLGWMFHADGFLPIIWVDAVRYGLMVIYYFLAWRLIFVNDVFTKKVLKIEAINFWLKPTLLFFAGFHLASISQYSVYLTYYFSGVYLSPVTTFNFIVLFLTLFSFILYFFNGVSIKIQPKNTSSFLNPNREQNEVKKDKVLPEAQKKPQKPSIEKILQNQIFFLNPNLRIADLEDELGMNPKQLSDEIFKEFGKSTKEFINSLRIEFSKSKIEEGYLDDFTIDALAEISGFNSRITFYRAFKKETSMTPSEYWDLVRSN from the coding sequence ATGTTCAAAGTTTTATTTTTAATCCTATTTATATTATTTCTGTTGATCGCAGTCCTGGTGGTTTCAAATGGGGATAAAAAAGATTTCCCAATCCGGTTTTTTAGTTATTCATTATTATCCATTTCGATCTTTTTGGTATCTCAAATTGTATTATTTGATTTTGGGTATATCCAAGATTCCCCTTTCTTTTTGCGGGCCATTAGTCCGATTATGTTTTTGACAGCTCCGTTGTTTTATTTGGGAGTCCTTCAACTGACCAATTCTCATTTTTCGTTCCAAAAAAAATACTGGCTTCATTCTTTACCGTTTTTCCTAGCCGTTCTTGACTCCCTCCCAGTTTATGTTTTGCCTTTGGAGGAAAAGCGAAAAATCGCAGAGTTGATGCTATCTGAGAGACTAGGTTGGATGTTTCATGCAGACGGGTTTTTACCTATTATATGGGTTGATGCGGTCCGGTATGGATTGATGGTGATCTACTATTTCTTAGCCTGGAGATTGATTTTTGTCAATGATGTTTTTACTAAAAAAGTCCTAAAGATAGAAGCGATTAACTTTTGGCTTAAGCCCACTCTTTTATTCTTCGCGGGTTTTCACCTTGCGTCTATCTCTCAATACTCAGTGTATTTGACCTATTATTTTTCTGGGGTGTATTTATCCCCTGTAACCACCTTCAACTTTATTGTTCTTTTTTTAACTCTATTTAGCTTTATCCTTTACTTTTTTAATGGAGTCAGTATCAAAATACAACCTAAAAATACTTCTTCTTTTCTTAATCCTAACAGAGAACAAAATGAAGTTAAAAAGGATAAAGTTCTCCCTGAAGCACAGAAGAAACCACAAAAACCATCAATAGAAAAAATTTTACAGAATCAGATTTTTTTTCTCAATCCAAATTTAAGGATTGCTGATTTGGAGGATGAGCTAGGAATGAATCCCAAGCAATTATCAGATGAAATTTTCAAGGAATTCGGAAAAAGCACAAAGGAATTCATCAATTCACTTCGAATTGAATTTTCAAAATCCAAGATAGAGGAAGGGTATCTTGATGATTTTACCATTGATGCGTTGGCAGAGATTTCTGGTTTTAATTCTCGTATCACTTTTTACAGAGCCTTTAAAAAGGAAACGTCCATGACCCCCTCTGAATATTGGGATCTGGTAAGGTCTAACTAA